From the Candidatus Bathyarchaeota archaeon genome, the window CTTTAAGGAGGTCGTCTAAATTTAACGAAGTTGTATAACCATCAGAACAATAGAAAATAACATAACTCGCATCTTTTGTGGGTTTGACAGTATCTACAAAAGTTCTGAATCTAACCCCATACCATTTGCAATTTCTTACGCTCCACCTTTCAACACAATGAAAATCATTTAAAGTATCTATTGCGGGTATCTCAAGAAAATCCTTCCAAGTAATAGAGGTGGGATTCTCTACTTTTCCTTCGACAGTAAGCTTCCAATCTTCTAGATTGATTTTAGGATTTTCAGGTATAATACCTGGATGTTCAATGTTCCATTTCAGGATATGATCTGTCTCATATTGGCCAGGTGGTAAATCATCCGATTTAGAAAACATACTCTTCACAATAGGGCTATTCATTATTATATAACCGATACCACAAAGGAAAACTCCTAGACCTGTGACATATATGAACTTTCTTCTATTGATTCTTCTCAATGCAAAATTCTTCCTACTATAAATTTCGAAAATCTAATCCAATTAAATAAACTTCTGAACTTTCAGACTTACTTGCTTGAGGTTTAACGAATTTTACTCTTTTAAAATTTTTCTTGATTTTTCTAAAAAATTGTTGAGCTTCAGGACTTTCAAAGGTTTTAACTAAAAAATTACCGTGTCTTAAGAGTACTCGACTAGCTATCTCAAAAGATCTTTCTGCTAGATG encodes:
- a CDS encoding molybdopterin-dependent oxidoreductase, producing MRRINRRKFIYVTGLGVFLCGIGYIIMNSPIVKSMFSKSDDLPPGQYETDHILKWNIEHPGIIPENPKINLEDWKLTVEGKVENPTSITWKDFLEIPAIDTLNDFHCVERWSVRNCKWYGVRFRTFVDTVKPTKDASYVIFYCSDGYTTSLNLDDLLKENVILAYKLNDEFLEESLGGPMRLIIPDKYGYKSAMWVERIKFTAIKEFGYWEKLGYSDSA